A single window of Ischnura elegans chromosome 8, ioIscEleg1.1, whole genome shotgun sequence DNA harbors:
- the LOC124164274 gene encoding uncharacterized protein LOC124164274, which produces MEKLRELTYKRGQIKAKLTRFKNFLDTSSEDVDLMQLKVRYEKLEEIWQAFEAVQSEIELFQEDTSTETNERDLFEELYYELSARAQSVLLDSQREGNAGKLNSRRLTDQVKLPVINLPSFSGNYDEWMNFYDTFRSLIHENEALPSIQKFHYLRSALSGEAFQVLASLNVSAENYKIAWDLLTQRYENKRYLISRHVKALFDMTRVERESSFSLRKLLDETNKNIRALTALGQPTHSWNAIILHLVTSKLDAVTYKDWESTLFGNELPDGDALINFLQHRCQILETVDVQRGTKTPLASFNKNKRSSYAAHVSINLKCKLCCKTHQLYQCKSFLNKSVPDRLADAKRLNLCINCLKSGHHIKDCTSSSCRTCNQRHNTLLHLSRQPSSGNSDVQG; this is translated from the coding sequence atggaaaaattaagggAATTGACTTATAAACGTGGTCAGATTAAGGCTAAGCTGACCAGATTTAAGAATTTCTTAGATACCAGTTCGGAAGACGTGGATCTTATGCAATTAAAGGTACGCTACGAGAAATTGGAGGAAATTTGGCAAGCATTTGAAGCCGTACAATCAGAAATTGAACTTTTTCAAGAGGATACCTCTACTGAAACTAATGAAAGAGACTTGTTTGAGGAGTTATACTATGAATTGTCTGCTCGCGCACAGTCCGTTCTTCTTGATTCTCAACGTGAAGGAAATGCTGGCAAGTTAAATTCCCGACGGTTAACTGATCAAGTCAAATTGCCAGTCATCAATTTACCATCCTTTTCGGGAAATTACGATGAATGGATGAATTTCTATGATACTTTTCGTAGTTTAATACATGAAAACGAAGCACTCCCGagtattcaaaaatttcattatcttcGTTCAGCCTTGAGCGGAGAAGCATTTCAAGTTTTGGCATCATTGAACGTGTCAGCTGAGAACTATAAAATCGCATGGGATCTTCTGACGCAACGCTACGAAAACAAGAGGTACTTAATAAGCAGGCATGTGAAGGCTCTCTTTGACATGACAAGAGTTGAAAGGGAGTCATCATTTTCTTTACGAAAATTACTTgatgaaactaataaaaatatcagaGCTCTTACGGCTTTAGGTCAACCAACGCACAGTTGGAATGCGATCATTTTGCATTTAGTTACCAGTAAATTAGATGCAGTAACGTACAAGGATTGGGAATCCACACTTTTCGGTAATGAATTGCCTGACGGTGACGCACTGATAAATTTCTTACAGCATAGATGCCAAATTTTAGAAACGGTTGACGTCCAGCGTGGGACTAAGACACCTTTAGCATCGTTCAATAAGAACAAACGGAGCTCATATGCAGCGcatgtttcaattaatttaaaatgcaaactTTGTTGCAAGACTCACCAGTTGTATCAATGCAAATCATTTTTGAACAAATCAGTTCCAGATAGACTTGCTGATGCCAAACGattaaatttatgcattaattGTTTGAAATCAGGTCATCATATTAAGGATTGCACGTCAAGCTCATGTAGGACTTGCAATCAAAGGCACAATACGCTTCTTCACCTCTCTCGTCAACCATCATCAGGAAACAGTGATGTTCAAGGTTAG
- the LOC124164469 gene encoding uncharacterized protein LOC124164469, with product MAQFLQLKRKKGYSSVSGISGSETKVYHIVNATLSSRIGGYNVSLDFLVLPRISRDIPYLHIDISRLQLPSDIQLADPDFHRPQRVDGLLGAEVFWELLCPGEFRAHPTIPTLRNSTLGWIFGGRINSKEVINETHSYTSSFITINEQLQQFWLLEECPTMQQVHSPEQLECEEHFVNNFKRDKEGRFILKLPLKESVTQLGESRDIAIRRFLLLERRLQRDRNYRAAYIAFMDDYEKQLHMEVIPDPESKGTTYYIPHHAVIKPSSSTTKLRVVFDASCPSSSGVSLNDVLMIDDDDTNLQRIIWRSTPDSPLLTYRLKTVTYGTSSAPYLATRCLRQLAYEEAREFPLASAIALKDFYVDDLITGADTFEEALEINQQMISMFKRGGFQIRKWCTNNVTLLSRIPESLREKNYHVHSDGDFTVKSLGLGFIGPVIIKAKIFLQRLWELKGDWDDPLPATYHAAWCQFREELPLLEKLKVPRWVDFANSRKGSMVDLHGFCDASEGGYGACVYIRTSSKTGYNVHLLCSKSKVSPLKKISIPRLELLAAKLLSKLIYHVSRAGNFEGKYSLWSDSQIVLTWLSGPSYQWKTFVANRVTEINELTKECVWRHVRSNENPADHVSRGLSPQEILTNDTWWNGPPWLSLQEDAWPAATILVSPSIPEQRKKTTVFLVTRKEFDLLHRYSSLDKLLRITAYCLRFFHNSSRSSVRFTGPLSAQEVNQAMLQLIKVVQRQMFAQEFRELSNDGEVGRRSRLRTLSPFLDTNMIIRVGGRIKASEESYDTKHPIVLPGNDYLSKLIAMKEHLKHLHCAPQALLSSLRLNFWPLNGRTLARKVVHQCLKCFRCNPKVGEQKMGNLPKERVQPSRPFLNTGIDYCGPVHIRSRNGRGSTTLKAYIAVFVCFATKAIHLELVGNLTSESFIGCLRRFMARRGKCANLYSDNATNFKGAHKELHKLFTSASHEAKLNKFLIEDNIKWHFIPPRSPHFGGLWEAGVKSRSATKRLSRRQYVQQLHQHFWGRWSKEYLTGLQQRTLWIKKKPNLSPGDLVMLKEENLPPLKWNLGRVIEVYPGEDGLVRVASVKTACGVWKRAISKLCPLPTEE from the exons ATGGCACAATTCTTGCAATTGAAACGAAAAAAGGGTTATTCATCAGTGAGTGGTATTTCAGGTTCGGAAACAAAGGTTTATCACATAGTTAATGCAACACTGTCATCCAGAATTGGTGGATACAATGTATCTTTGGATTTCTTGGTATTACCCAGAATTTCACGAGATATTCCCTATCTTCACATAGATATATCAAGGTTGCAGCTACCATCGGACATTCAACTTGCCGATCCAGATTTTCACCGCCCCCAGAGAGTGGACGGATTGCTTGGTGCAGAAGTCTTCTGGGAATTGCTGTGTCCAGGAGAATTCAGGGCTCATCCAACCATACCAACACTTCGGAATTCAACATTGGGCTGGATATTTGGAGGAAGAATCAACAGCAAAGAGGTAATTAATGAAACCCACAGCTACACCAGTTCATTCATCACCATAAATGAACAATTACAACAGTTTTGGCTATTAGAAGAATGTCCTACAATGCAACAAGTTCATTCACCAGAGCAGTTAGAATGTGAAGAACACTTTGTCAACAATTTCAAGCGAGATAAAGAAGGGAGATTCATTCTAAAATTGCCCTTAAAGGAATCTGTTACACAGTTAGGTGAATCAAGAGACATTGCCATTAGGAGATTCCTGTTGCTGGAGCGTAGATTACAGAGGGATAGAAATTATCGTGCTGCATACATAGCATTCATGGATGACTACGAGAAACAACTTCACATGGAAGTCATACCAGATCCAGAGAGTAAGGGAACCACATACTACATTCCACATCATGCTGTCATTAAACCCAGTAGCTCAACAACCAAGCTAAGAGTGGTTTTTGATGCTTCCTGTCCATCATCATCTGGTGTATCACTAAATGATGTCCTGATG ATAGATGATGATGACACAAATTTACAGCGGATTATTTGGAGGTCTACTCCAGATTCCCCATTGTTGACTTACCGGCTAAAAACCGTAACTTATGGTACATCATCTGCACCATACTTAGCCACTCGGTGCCTTCGGCAGTTAGCCTACGAGGAAGCAAGGGAGTTTCCTCTAGCATCAGCCATTGCATTGAAGGATTTTTATGTAGATGATTTAATAACCGGGGCTGACACCTTTGAAGAGGCATTGGAGATAAATCAACAAATGATTAGTATGTTCAAACGTGGTGGATTTCAGATTAGAAAATGGTGCACAAATAATGTAACATTGTTATCAAGAATCCCTGAAtctcttagagaaaaaaattatcatgtgcATTCAGATGGTGACTTCACAGTGAAGAGCTTAGGTTTA GGATTTATAGGACCTGTTATTATTAAGGCTAAGATATTTCTTCAAAGGCTATGGGAACTCAAAGGTGATTGGGATGATCCTCTTCCAGCAACATATCATGCTGCTTGGTGCCAATTCAGGGAAGAGTTACCATTGCTGGAGAAACTAAAGGTGCCTCGTTGGGTGGATTTTGCAAATTCAAGGAAAGGATCAATGGTTGACCTACATGGTTTCTGTGATGCTTCTGAAGGGGGATATGGAGCATGTGTATACATCAGAACTTCCTCTAAAACTGGCTATAACGTACATTTACTGTGCTCCAAGTCCAAGGTTTCCCCCTTGAAGAAGATATCAATACCACGTCTGGAATTACTGGCGGCTAAGTTATTATCCAAACTGATTTACCATGTTTCAAGGGCCGgtaattttgaaggaaaatattcacTGTGGTCTGATTCACAGATTGTATTAACTTGGCTATCTGGTCCTTCATATCAATGGAAAACTTTTGTTGCTAATAGGGTAACTGAAATCAATGAGCTAACAAAGGAATGTGTTTGGAGGCATGTCCGAAGTAATGAGAATCCTGCAGACCATGTATCAAGAGGCTTATCACCTCAGGAAATTCTGACAAATGACACTTGGTGGAATGGTCCCCCATGGTTATCATTACAGGAGGATGCCTGGCCTGCAGCTACAATTTTGGTGTCACCATCTATTCCTGAACAACGGAAGAAGACAACAGTCTTCTTAGTCACTCGCAAGGAGTTTGATCTGCTGCATAGATATTCATCGCTAGACAAGCTACTAAGAATTACAGCATATTGtttaagattttttcataattcgtCAAGGTCATCAGTTAGATTCACTGGTCCTTTGTCCGCACAAGAGGTCAATCAAGCCATGTTGCAGTTAATTAAGGTGGTGCAAAGACAGATGTTTGCACAGGAGTTTAGAGAATTATCTAATGATGGAGAAGTGGGAAGAAGATCGAGACTCAGAACACTCAGCCCATTTCTTGACACCAATATGATAATCAGAGTTGGTGGCAGAATCAAAGCTTCTGAAGAATCCTATGATACCAAACATCCAATTGTCTTGCCCGGTAATGATTACTTGTCGAAACTGATCGCGATGAAAGAGCACCTCAAGCATTTACATTGTGCACCTCAAGCGCTGTTGTCATCACTTCGATTAAATTTTTGGCCTTTAAATGGAAGAACTCTCGCTCGAAAGGTGGTTCACCAATGTCTTAAATGTTTCAGAtgcaatcctaaggttggtgAACAGAAAATGGGAAATCTTCCTAAGGAGAGAGTTCAACCCAGTCGTCCTTTCCTGAACACTGGAATTGACTACTGTGGTCCTGTCCACATTAGAAGTCGTAATGGTCGAGGCAGTACTACATTGAAGGcatatattgctgtttttgtttGCTTTGCGACAAAGGCAATTCATCTCGAACTAGTCGGTAACCTGACTTCTGAATCATTTATTGGATGTTTGAGGAGGTTCATGGCTCGACGGGGAAAATGTGCCAATTTGTACTCTGACAATGCTACTAATTTCAAGGGTGCACACAAGGAGTTGCACAAATTGTTTACTTCAGCTTCTCATGAGGCTAAACTCAACAAATTCTTAATTGAAGACAACATTAAATGGCATTTCATACCTCCCAGAAGTCCACATTTCGGAGGTCTTTGGGAGGCAGGAGTTAAATCT AGAAGTGCCACTAAAAGACTTTCTAGGAGGCAATACGTTCAGCAGCTGCATCAGCATTTTTGGGGCAGGTGGTCAAAGGAGTACTTAACCGGTCTGCAGCAGCGGACATTGTGGATAAAGAAGAAACCAAATCTAAGTCCAGGGGATTTGGTGatgctgaaggaggaaaatcttCCTCCTTTGAAGTGGAACTTGGGCCGAGTCATCGAAGTATATCCCGGAGAGGATGGACTAGTTCGAGTGGCTTCTGTGAAAACTGCTTGCGGCGTTTGGAAAAGAGCAATATCCAAACTGTGTCCCCTTCCCACTGAAGAGTAA
- the LOC124164470 gene encoding uncharacterized protein LOC124164470 — translation MPSKDEEIAELTRQLNDLRTELQTAAMQHAEAQQALVGQHQQDLADQAQQFQQAFAAEQQRPQPLLPPQQPPQQQPSQPPPPQHDAEANSARLQATIQQEACRVAVKLPSFWPSKPSVWFAQAEAQFELANITREETKYNHVVSILDNHFAEEVEDILSNPPAQNRYEHLKNELIRRLSLSEEKRVRQLLQAEELGDRQPSQLLRHLRSLNGSFQIQDTLLRQIWLTRLPITVQAILQAQTTLPLDELAKIADRIVEITPLPPPPALAVNAVASSTDTSAPAVCATTSSTDFSSLARRLGSLEKQLTALLSQLNDQHRRSRSSSRSRDYFPSRSRSPSQTYHPADDASLCYYHRRFGNAARRCQAPCSRATENSSGEQ, via the coding sequence ATGCCCAGCAAGGACGAAGAAATCGCCGAGCTTACTCGTCAACTGAACGACCTTCGAACAGAACTCCAGACGGCGGCTATGCAACACGCGGAAGCACAACAGGCGCTTGTTGGACAACACCAGCAGGACCTCGCCGATCAGGCCCAACAATTTCAACAGGCATTTGCGGCGGAGCAGCAAAGACCGCAGCCACTTTTGCCGCCACAGCAACCACCGCAGCAGCAGCCTTCGCAACCTCCGCCACCCCAGCACGACGCCGAAGCAAATTCCGCACGACTCCAGGCAACCATTCAACAGGAGGCATGCCGCGTAGCCGTGAAACTACCGTCCTTCTGGCCAAGTAAGCCTTCAGTTTGGTTCGCACAAGCCGAGGCGCAGTTCGAACTTGCCAACATAACACGGGAAGAGACTAAATACAACCACGTCGTCTCCATATTGGACAACCATTTCGCCGAGGAAGTGGAAGACATTCTATCAAATCCACCAGCTCAAAACCGGTATGAACACCTGAAGAATGAACTTATCCGCCGCCTTTCACTCTCCGAGGAAAAGAGGGTTAGGCAACTCCTTCAGGCTGAAGAACTTGGGGATAGGCAGCCGTCGCAACTCCTACGCCATCTGCGCTCACTCAACGGATCATTCCAAATCCAGGATACACTCTTGCGACAAATATGGCTGACGCGCCTTCCAATTACCGTCCAAGCTATTCTGCAAGCACAGACAACACTGCCGCTAGACGAACTCGCCAAAATCGCCGATCGGATCGTCGAGATCACACCGCTGCCTCCACCACCAGCCCTAGCCGTCAACGCTGTTGCCAGCTCAACGGACACTTCAGCTCCCGCCGTCTGCGCTACAACAAGCTCAACAGATTTCTCTTCGCTGGCCAGACGACTGGGGAGCCTCGAAAAACAGCTAACGGCTCTCCTCTCGCAACTAAACGATCAGCACCGGCGCTCACGCAGCAGTTCCCGCAGCCGAGACTATTTTCCCTCACGGTCCAGAAGCCCCTCCCAGACTTACCACCCAGCCGACGACGCCAGCTTGTGCTACTACCATCGGCGCTTCGGTAATGCAGCCAGGAGGTGCCAAGCGCCCTGCTCCCGAGCTACGGAAAACTCCAGCGGCGAGCAGTGA